Within the Streptomyces sp. YIM 121038 genome, the region CGCTCGGGCCGGAACTCGTCCGGGGCGTCCCAGAGGGCGGGGTCGCGGTGGGTGAGCAGCGGCAGCATCAGGATGTCGTCGCCGGGGCCTATCCGGTCGTCGACGGCCGGGTACTCGGGCGACCGGTTGCGCAGCAGGTTCCACGACGGGGGCAGTAGGCGCATCGCCTCGTACAGGACGGCGCGGTCGGACGCGGAGTCGTCGAAGGGGGAGCCGAGCCACAGGGCGTTGGCGACGAGGGTGGAGACGGTGAAGCAGACCGGGGCGGCGGCGCGACGGTACATGCCCATGGCGTAGCGCCGGTCCTGGTAGGTCTCCGCCTCGGCGACGAGGTTCGCCAGCTGGGTCAGGTGCGGGCCGGGCCGGGGGCGGCGGGGCAGGGCCGCGCCGGTCACGATCGTCGTCCAGGTGACCTTGGTGTCGATCTCCAGGAGGCGGGACATCAGGACGCGCAGGCGCCAGGGGTCGTCGCGCAGGACCAGGTCGCGCAGGAACCGGTGCCCGGTGATCGGCCACGGCCCGGACAGGTCCGTGTCCGCGGGGAGCGGGTCGGGGCCGTCCAGGGCGGCGCGGACGTCCCGGCCGACGGTCCGCATCACCGACGCGGCCTCGGCCTTGGAGATCGAGCGGCCGTGCAGGGGCTTGAAGGTGGGGCGCTCGGTCTCGGTCGCCCGGCGCGCGGCCAGGACGCGGTCCGAGAGCTCCGCGCCCGCGATGCCGATCGTGTCGGGTTCCAGCCGTACGAGATCCTTGCCGGTGTGCTCGTCGAGGAGCGCCTGAAGCCGGGGCGCGAAAACCGTGGTGCGGCGATTCCGCGGATGCGTCCGAGTGCGGGCGGATGGATTTCCCGGGCCGCCGGTTCCACGCACCGCTGCGCTTTCTGAATTCTTTACGGTGGCGTCGGTTGCGCTCTCCGCCTTTTTGCTCCGCTGATTCTGGCTGTGCTCGGTGGATGACATACGGAGGTCTCCGGAATGAGGGGCCCGCGCGCGGCGGAACGGAAGGAAACCGGCTCCTGTGCCGTGCGCGGGCCCGTGGGCCCGAAGGTCAGTACCGGACGTGCCGGGCGGTCCGGACCCGGGTCAGCAGGGCGCTCAGTACCAGATGTACCAGGCGGACTGCTTCAGGCTCGGCTCGTTCTTCTTCGTGGCGGCCTTCAGGGCCTTGATGATCTTAGCCATGTAAAACCCTCCCTCCCTGCGTTTTGAGTACGCGGAAACAGTGGTTTAGGAGCAGCAATTCGCGGGCGCCCAAAGGGTGCCGGGAAATGTGCTCCTGTTGTTGCGTGGTGAGTGAATCGGTCTGCGGCTCACGTTGTCAATGGGTTGCTCTTCTTTTGGCGCGTCCCGAGAAGTCGTTATCTCTATATGTGGGATATGTGGCGATCTTGTGGTGGCGGGTGCGGGACTGGTGCGGGGTGGGTGCGCTCCCGGGTGCGGAGGGGTGACGGGGGCGCCGGGGGGCGCGTTTCGGTCAGGGGGGTGTGTGGCGGGGCGGGCGGCGGGAATGCCGTCGGGCCGTGCCGCGTTCCAGGTGGCAGAAAGTTCTACGTTCAACTAACCTGAGCGCAAGAGGAGGTCCGAACCATGCCTGCAGTGACCGTTGAGAACCCGCTGACCCTGCCCCGCGTGACCGTGCCCGCCGACACCACGGCGCGGCCCGTGCTCGCCGTGAAGACCGCGCCGAGCGGCTTCGAGGGCGAAGGGTTCCCGGTGCGCCGGGCCTTCGCCGGGATCAACTACAAGTACCTCGACCCGTTCATCATGATGGACCAGATGGGCGAGGTGGAGTACGCGGCCGGAGAGCCCAAGGGCACGCCCTGGCACCCGCACCGCGGCTTCGAGACCGTGACGTACCTGATCGACGGCACGTTCGTGCACCAGGACTCCAACGGTGGCGGCGGCACCATCAAGAACGGTGACACCCAGTGGATGACGGCCGGCTCCGGCCTGCTCCACATCGAGGCGCCGCCGGAGTCGCTCGTCATGTCCGGCGGCCTCTTCCACGGGCTCCAGCTGTGGGTGAACCTGCCCGCCAAGGACAAGATGATGGACCCCCGCTACCAGGACATCCGCGGGGGCCAGGTGCGGCTGCTGACCTCGCCGGACGGCGGGGCGCTGCTGCGGGTCATCGCCGGTGGGCTCGACGGGCACGAGGGGCCCGGCATCACGCACACCCCGATCACCATGGTCCACGCGACGGTGCGGCCGGGGGCCGAGGTCACGCTGCCCTGGCGGGAGGACTTCAACGGGCTCGCGTACGTGCTGGCCGGGCGCGGGTCGGTGGGTGCGGAGCGGAGGCCCGTCCAGGTGGGGCAGACCGCCGTCTTCGGGGCGGGGGGTTCCCTCACCGTCCGGGCGGACGAGCGGCAGGACTCCCACACGCCGGATCTGGAGGTCGTCCTGCTGGGCGGGCAGCCGATTCGGGAGCCGATGGCGCACTACGGGCCGTTCGTGATGAACACCCGCGAGGAGCTGCAGCAGGCGTTCGAGGACTTCCAGAAGGGGAGGCTGGGGTCCGTGCCCGCGGTCCACGGCATGTGACCTCCTCCGGCCGGGCGCCTGCCCCCCTGCGCGGGGCGGGCGCCTTCTGCCTGGGCGGGGGCCTTCCCTGTGCGGGGCGGTGCCCCTCTGCCCGGGGCCGGGCCCTGTTGGACGGTTGCTCCCCGCTGTGGGCTGTGCCCACCCGTTCCGCCCTCTGGGCGGACCAGCTGCCCACAGCGGGGAGGGGGGAGGGGGTGAGCGGATCAGCTGCGCACAGCGGGGCGGACCGGCTGCCCACTGCGCGGAGCGGGAGGGTGGCCACTCGGGCGCTTCGTTCCGGGTGCGGGGTGCCGGGGGGCGTGTTCGGGTGGCAGGGTGTCTTCGCTTCTGCCTGAGGTGGTGCGGCGGCTGGCCGCCTGGTGCGTGGTGGCGCTGCTCGTCACGGGTGTCGCCGCCGTCGGGGTCTGGCTGTGCGTCGTCTTCAAGACCGCCGTCACCCCCGTACTGCTCGCGCTGCTCGGGACCGCGCTGCTCGGGCCGCTGTACCGGCGCCTGGTGCGGATGCGGGTGCAGCGGTCGCTCGCGGCCGGACTGACGTGCGCGGCCGTGCTCGCGGTCGTCGGCGGGGCGACGTACATCGTCGTGAAGGCCCTGATCGACACCGGCGGCCAGATCGTGGACTCCCTCAAGAACGCCGCGCACGACCTGTCGAAGCACTTCGGCGCGGCCGGGACCTCCCTGGACGACCTGGCGTCCAACTCCAAGGACCTCCTCGGCAAGTTCGGCGGCACGGCGGCCTCGGGCGTGGTCAGCGGCCTGAGCGTGGTCGGCGAGATGATCGCGACCGCGGTCCTCGCGCTGCTGCTCGTGTTCTTCTTCCTGCGGGACTCCCACAAGGCGGCGAGCACGCTGCGGTCCCTGGTGCCCGCGCACTCCGGGGACACCGTGGAGGCGATGGCGCGGCGGGCCTTCACGGCCGTCGAGGGGTTCATGCGCGGCACGACGTTCATCGCGCTCATCGACGCGGTGTGCATCACCGTCGGGCTGCTGATCCTGCGCGTTCCGGGGGCGTGGGGGCTCGGCGCCCTGGTGTTCGTCGGGGCCTACATCCCCTACCTGGGGGCGTTCCTCTCCGGGGCCATCGCCATCCTCGTGGCGCTCGCCGACCGCGGCCTCGTCATCGCCCTGTGGGCGCTCGGCGTGGTGCTCGCGGTGCAGGTCCTGGAGGGGCACGTGCTCCAGCCGATGATCCAGAGCAGGACCGTGCAGATGCACCCGGCGGTGGTGATGCTCGCGATCACCGCGGGCGCGTCCGTCGCCGGGATCATCGGCATGCTGCTCGCCGTGCCGCTGACGGCCGCGGCCTTCGGGGTGGTCAGCGAGTTGCGGGTCCGCTACGCGGAGAAGGCGTCCGCGGGGCCCTCCCCGGCGTCCCCTTCGGCCGAGGCCGAGCCTTCGTAGAGCTCGAACCAGATGCTCTTGCCCTCCCCGCGCGGGTCCACGCCCCACCGGTGGGCGAGCAGGTCCATGAGGACGAGACCGCGCCCGGAGGAGGCGAGTTCGCCGGGGTGGCGCTTGTGCGGCAGGTCGTCACTGCTGTCGGTGACCTCCGCGCGCAGCCTGCGCGTGCCGTTCTCGCCGGTGACCTCGGCGACGAGGAGGGCGTCGCCGTCGGTGTGCACCAGGACGTTGGTGATCATCTCGGAGATCAGCAGGACGGCGGAGTCGACCTGGTCGGTGTCCGCCCAGTCGTGCAGCAGGTCCCGCAGGTGCCCCCGCGCGCCCGCGACGCGCTCCGGCTCGGCCTGCGCGATGGTCAGCATCGTGCGGCGGATGCGGACGCGCTCCTCGGGGCGCCCGGTGCGGCGCAGCAGCAGGAGGGCGATGTCGTCCTCGCGGCGGTCGGCGAGCGGCCCCGTGGTGTGGTGCGAGGAGGGGCCGTGCACCGCCTGGACGAGGGTGTCGGCGAGGGTCTCCAGGTCGTCGTCCGCCCCGGCGGGGCGGGACCGGGTCTCGTACTCCGGGCCCGCGGGCTCCGCGTACTCGGAGAACCCGTCGTAGTTCTCCAGGACGCGCCGGATCCGCGTCCAGCCGGTCTCCAGGTCGTGGCCGCCGGTCTCTATCAGGCCGTCGGTGCAGATCAGCATCGTCTCGCCGGTGTCGAGGACGAGCCGGGTCGTGGGGTAGTCCGCGTCCGGGTCGATGCCGAGGGGCAGGCCGCCCGCGATGGGCCGCTGCAGAACCGTTCCGTCGGACATGCGGACGACGGGTTCGGGGTGGCCCGCGCGGGCGATCTCCAGGAGGCCGGTCGCCGGATCGGCCTCTACGTAGAGGCACGTCGCGAAGCGCGGGTCCGTGGCCGCGTGGTCGGGGTCGTCCCGGGAGTCCGTGGACCCGTAGGTGATGCCGTCCGTGATGCCGGACAGGAAGCGGGTGGCGCGGGAGAGGACCGCGTCCGGGCGGTGGCCCTCCGAGGCGTACGCGCGCAGGGCGATGCGGAGCTGCCCCATCAGGCCCGCCGCCCGGACGTCGTGGCCCTGTACGTCGCCGATGACGAAGGCGATGCGCCCGCTGGGCAGCGGGATCATGTCGTACCAGTCGCCGCCGACCTGGAGGCCGCCGCCGGTCGGTACGTAGCGCGCGGCGACGCTCATGCCGGGGATCTCGGGGCCGAGCGTCGGCATCATGGACCGCTGGAGGCCCTCGGTCAGCTCCCGCTCGGACTCGGCGACCCCGGCCCGCGACAGGGCCTGCGCCAGCATCCGGGCGACGGTCGTCAGGACGGAGCGCTCGTCGGGCGTGAACGAGACGGGGTACGTGAACGCGGCCATCCAGGCGCCCATCGTGCGGCCCGCCACGGTCAGCGGCAGGAACGCCCAGGACTGCCGCTTGAAGCGGGACGCGAGGGGCCACGTCGTCGGATAGCGGCGGCGGTACTCCTGCGGCGACGACAGATAGACGGCGCGGCCGGTGCGCAGCACCTCGGCGGCCGGGTAGTCGGTGTCCAGGGGCATGGCGGCGAGCGGATCGTCGTCCCCGTAGCCGTGGTGTCCGTGGTGGCCGACGACGGTGAGCCGGTCGCCGGTGGAGCCGAAGACGGCGAGGCCGTCCGGGGAGAACCCGGGCATGGACAGGCCCGCGGCGACCCGCAGGACCTCCTCCGTGGACCGCGCCTCCGCGAGCGCGCGCCCCGCGTCGAGCAGGAAGGCCTCGCGGGAGCGGCGCCAGTCGCCGGTGACGGGCGCGCGGGCGGCGGCGCCGGGCCCCGGCTCGGTGACCTCCTGGAGGGTGCCGATGAGCTCGTAC harbors:
- a CDS encoding cytochrome P450 codes for the protein MRGTGGPGNPSARTRTHPRNRRTTVFAPRLQALLDEHTGKDLVRLEPDTIGIAGAELSDRVLAARRATETERPTFKPLHGRSISKAEAASVMRTVGRDVRAALDGPDPLPADTDLSGPWPITGHRFLRDLVLRDDPWRLRVLMSRLLEIDTKVTWTTIVTGAALPRRPRPGPHLTQLANLVAEAETYQDRRYAMGMYRRAAAPVCFTVSTLVANALWLGSPFDDSASDRAVLYEAMRLLPPSWNLLRNRSPEYPAVDDRIGPGDDILMLPLLTHRDPALWDAPDEFRPERWDALDPDDTPGYLPFGHVSERCWGRHLVMPLAELLLGHIRRTGLIVAPGQRTAEVPLLGLLGVRTVHVGHRDKVRRT
- a CDS encoding pirin family protein produces the protein MPAVTVENPLTLPRVTVPADTTARPVLAVKTAPSGFEGEGFPVRRAFAGINYKYLDPFIMMDQMGEVEYAAGEPKGTPWHPHRGFETVTYLIDGTFVHQDSNGGGGTIKNGDTQWMTAGSGLLHIEAPPESLVMSGGLFHGLQLWVNLPAKDKMMDPRYQDIRGGQVRLLTSPDGGALLRVIAGGLDGHEGPGITHTPITMVHATVRPGAEVTLPWREDFNGLAYVLAGRGSVGAERRPVQVGQTAVFGAGGSLTVRADERQDSHTPDLEVVLLGGQPIREPMAHYGPFVMNTREELQQAFEDFQKGRLGSVPAVHGM
- a CDS encoding AI-2E family transporter; translated protein: MSSLLPEVVRRLAAWCVVALLVTGVAAVGVWLCVVFKTAVTPVLLALLGTALLGPLYRRLVRMRVQRSLAAGLTCAAVLAVVGGATYIVVKALIDTGGQIVDSLKNAAHDLSKHFGAAGTSLDDLASNSKDLLGKFGGTAASGVVSGLSVVGEMIATAVLALLLVFFFLRDSHKAASTLRSLVPAHSGDTVEAMARRAFTAVEGFMRGTTFIALIDAVCITVGLLILRVPGAWGLGALVFVGAYIPYLGAFLSGAIAILVALADRGLVIALWALGVVLAVQVLEGHVLQPMIQSRTVQMHPAVVMLAITAGASVAGIIGMLLAVPLTAAAFGVVSELRVRYAEKASAGPSPASPSAEAEPS
- a CDS encoding SpoIIE family protein phosphatase; the encoded protein is MRTNEPREQRGDASLPPGQGALPPVEDVLAAIATGLWRWDNASGTVTLDAEAARLLGLAPRAQTTTEVGVRSRFHPVDWNEIHGIVQLAVAEGTLAEARLRIMDEQGRHVLRTVRSRTKPVVHDSSSTAYELIGTLQEVTEPGPGAAARAPVTGDWRRSREAFLLDAGRALAEARSTEEVLRVAAGLSMPGFSPDGLAVFGSTGDRLTVVGHHGHHGYGDDDPLAAMPLDTDYPAAEVLRTGRAVYLSSPQEYRRRYPTTWPLASRFKRQSWAFLPLTVAGRTMGAWMAAFTYPVSFTPDERSVLTTVARMLAQALSRAGVAESERELTEGLQRSMMPTLGPEIPGMSVAARYVPTGGGLQVGGDWYDMIPLPSGRIAFVIGDVQGHDVRAAGLMGQLRIALRAYASEGHRPDAVLSRATRFLSGITDGITYGSTDSRDDPDHAATDPRFATCLYVEADPATGLLEIARAGHPEPVVRMSDGTVLQRPIAGGLPLGIDPDADYPTTRLVLDTGETMLICTDGLIETGGHDLETGWTRIRRVLENYDGFSEYAEPAGPEYETRSRPAGADDDLETLADTLVQAVHGPSSHHTTGPLADRREDDIALLLLRRTGRPEERVRIRRTMLTIAQAEPERVAGARGHLRDLLHDWADTDQVDSAVLLISEMITNVLVHTDGDALLVAEVTGENGTRRLRAEVTDSSDDLPHKRHPGELASSGRGLVLMDLLAHRWGVDPRGEGKSIWFELYEGSASAEGDAGEGPADAFSA